From Acidobacteriota bacterium, the proteins below share one genomic window:
- the alr gene encoding alanine racemase: MIRSTVARIDLDALIHNFRTIRGYLATARVGTPTRIGTTTPGVIGVVKANAYGHGAAAVALALEQAGADMVACADIEEAILLREAGLRCRVLVFGALSLSALDGIFDHDLTPTLSSPMAARAVQSAAERRGVRVRCHLKIDTGMNRLGFRHDNLDRTMPAIAAAANLEIEAVYTHFATADSPGDEWFAQQQARFDAARARLAAHRIRPRLVHAANSAATLSAPGTWFDLVRPGLLMYGVSPGGLEHGLTLKPVMSLHSRVVAVKGVRRGEITGYGGRFTADRPTTIAIVPAGYADGLDARLAGRGHVLIRGRLAPIVGSVCMDMILVDVTGTVVEPGDAVTIIGQQGEGSIGVAEMARAIGTIPYELLCRVGTRIERIYNRESQSR, translated from the coding sequence TCCACGGTCGCGCGCATCGACCTCGACGCCCTGATCCACAACTTCCGGACCATCCGCGGGTACCTGGCCACTGCGCGTGTTGGCACGCCAACACGCATTGGCACAACCACTCCGGGAGTGATTGGCGTCGTCAAGGCCAACGCCTACGGGCACGGCGCCGCCGCCGTCGCGCTGGCCCTCGAGCAGGCCGGCGCCGACATGGTCGCGTGCGCGGACATCGAAGAGGCCATCCTGTTGCGCGAGGCCGGCCTGCGCTGCCGCGTGCTCGTGTTCGGCGCGCTCAGCCTCAGCGCGCTCGACGGCATCTTCGATCACGATCTGACGCCCACGCTCTCGTCGCCCATGGCCGCGCGCGCCGTGCAGTCGGCGGCCGAGCGACGCGGCGTCCGCGTCCGGTGCCACCTGAAGATCGACACCGGAATGAACAGACTCGGCTTCCGGCACGACAATCTCGATCGAACCATGCCGGCCATCGCGGCTGCGGCCAATCTCGAGATCGAAGCGGTGTATACGCACTTCGCGACCGCCGATTCGCCGGGCGATGAGTGGTTTGCCCAGCAGCAGGCACGCTTCGACGCGGCGCGCGCCCGCCTCGCGGCCCACCGGATCAGGCCGCGCCTGGTCCACGCAGCCAACAGCGCGGCGACGTTGTCGGCGCCGGGCACCTGGTTCGATCTGGTCCGTCCCGGATTGCTCATGTACGGGGTTTCACCCGGCGGTCTGGAGCATGGCCTGACGCTGAAGCCGGTGATGAGCCTCCACAGCCGGGTCGTCGCCGTCAAAGGCGTTCGCCGCGGGGAGATCACCGGCTACGGCGGGCGATTCACGGCCGATCGTCCGACGACGATCGCGATTGTCCCGGCCGGGTATGCCGACGGACTCGACGCACGGCTCGCGGGGCGCGGACACGTGCTCATCCGGGGCCGCCTGGCGCCGATCGTCGGATCGGTCTGCATGGACATGATCCTGGTCGATGTGACTGGAACCGTGGTCGAACCCGGCGACGCGGTGACCATCATCGGTCAGCAGGGCGAAGGGTCGATCGGTGTCGCCGAGATGGCGCGCGCGATCGGCACCATTCCCTATGAATTGCTGTGCCGCGTCGGTACGCGGATCGAGCGGATCTATAATCGGGAGAGTCAAAGCAGATAG